A stretch of DNA from Shewanella sediminis HAW-EB3:
CTCTGAAGGTTTGCTCAATTAAGATCACAAGAAAGATGTAGATTGCCGATAGGGTGATCACTGCGCCACGAATATAGCGTCTGTTTTGAACCAGATCGTCCCGTAACTGCTGCGCTGCGATTAACAGTGCATGGCTGATAAGCATCAGCTCTAGCAGCAGTGAACCGTAGTGAATAAAACCATTGAAGGCAACGGAGGTGTTTAGTTTAAATGAGAAGGTAATTTCCAGCAGTTTGACACTTAACGGAATGACTAAGGTGAGTGATGCTAAGGCATATTGCCACCTCCTAAGCACAATATGTTCTCCGAAAACACTTAGGCTAACAAGCCAGAACAGACCGGGTAGCGCATTGCCACCGATGAGCTCAATCCACCAAAGGGGTGAGTGTAGGCTGGCGGGCTCGAGCACCTCGCCAAGCAGGTAGCAGGAGCTGGCTAACATCAGCAGAATAAACAGGCGAACGGAGTGATTCTCTCTCCATTGAGGGAGCAGTAACAGACTACAGATAAGCATTTGAGAGAAAGCGATAGATGACAAAAAATGCTGCAATTCATACATGGATTCGGCCCGATTCAAATTGGGTTATTGTGAGTTAACCTGAAAATTCGAATTAACGCCTAGGCAGAACTTGATGGTTAACCATTTATTATCTTTTCCCTCAACCTAACAGGTTTAAGTTTGTAATTGCAACTGTCACTATTTTAGATGGCAAAGAAGCCTGATGAGTACATCAGGCTTCAGAATACCGGCCTCAGGCTCGTTAGAATGTGTACTGCAGATCAATTCCTGTCTCTAATCCACGGTTAACTCTACCGTGTGGTGTACCCAGATAATCCACGGCTAAGCCGCCCAGTGACTCCATATATCTCTCGTCGAGCAGGTTGCGTCCCCAGAGTCCGATCTCGAGACTTTCACTGTCGTCAGTCCATGAGAGTCGTGCACTGAGATTCTTCATATCTTTGAAATATTCGGGTATCGCTTTCTTATAATCCTCCAGTCCCACTTCGTCAGCGTTGGTATTTTCAACAAACTGATAGTCCAGATGTAGGTTGGTGGTTCCTACTCCAAAGTCTGGCATCCAGTCTAAGGTTAATGTGTAGTTTAAAGCGGGATCTTCGGAGCGTGTTTCAGCTGGTACAAGTTCGCCAACCGAGTTGTAAAACTCAGGGTTATAAGTGTCAGTGGCTCGTACTTCGCTAACGACACCGAGTGTCAGGTTATCGGTTGCCATCCAGCGAAGATCTAACTCTACGCCTGTTATCTCCTTATCCAGGTTGATGATCAAGGGCACAGCCGTTGTACTGTCAGGCCGCTGTGAAGATACCGTCGTTTGAAGACCATCGACCTCCAGATAGTAGGCGCTGATGTTGGCTATCAGGGAGTCAGAGATGATCCCTTTGTAACCTGCCTCATAGTTAGTCGTGTTCTCCGGTGCGAATGACTCTGTACTGGGTTGCAGTGAGTCATAGCCACCCGATTTATAGCCCGTTGAGTATGAGGCGAATACCATATGCCTGTCGGTGAGCTGGTAGCTGGTCACCAAGCGCCCGGTTATCTCATCCCATGAGTCAGAGCTGCTCATATCCACCTCATCGAACAAGATATTACTGACCCCTTCACGCACCTGGGCGAAGGTGGTTTTAGGGATATACCAGCTAAACTCTTTTTGATCTTTGGAATAGCGCAGACCTCCTATGATATTCCACTTGTCGGTGAGGGCATAATCGACATCGGCAAAGACTCCCCAGTTCGTAAAATCACCACTGTTATAGATATTCTCCTGCCACCACTGACCGGCAAAGCTTGGCCCAAAAATTTCCGGGATCCCCATGGCCATTGATACGGCGTCATAGGTCATATCGCCCGTAGCTTCGACCATCTCTGGTGAGTAGGGGGAGCCGGGGAACTCGAGTACGTTCAGAACATTGGCCCACTCATTGGCGTTCCAGAGGTGATCCATCGGGAACCCGGAAGAGGAGTAGATGCTGTCGACGACGCCGGCAAAGGTCGTGCCTGGGCCAAATGCCGCTTCCGCATGGGCGTCGGTGTTGCCACCTAGCATGGCTTCGAGTTGACCCGACATTATCCCGCCAATCTGCTCGTTAAGCTCTGAGGTTATCATTCTTGCCGCGGTATCTGCTGTCAGGTTAAGTTCGGTTCTTTGGTTAACATCCTCTTTAGAGTAGGAGAAGCCTGCGACTGCATTGACTCTACCGCCGATGTAGTTGAGCTGCAGCTCACTGTAGATGATGCTCGAGTCTTCATTATTTGAGGTGTCGAAGTAGCGGGTGATGTCAGCCGTACCATCCTCATCTTCACGGTTGACCGTCTCCCAATCCCGGTAGCTGAGGATATATTTCATCGACCATTCATTGTTAAAGTCATGATTAAGTTTGGCGGTCAGTGCATACATGTCTCGCGCTTCGACGCCATTTTTAACATCATTTTCGGCTTTATCTGCAAATGGGGTTTTCCCGCCATTGTAAGCATATTCACTAATGCCTATCGCCATCGGAGGACCCTGCTCCAGATCGTCCCAATCGTAGGAGAGCTGGAGGTTGGTTGAATCGGCGATTTTCCAGAGCATAGAGAGTCTGGCGGCCTTATGGTCCCGCTCTCCGAGATCCCAGATCTTGCTATTCTGGTTCCAGCTTGGGTCTGCTACATTTTCGACGATTCCATCTTGGGCGTTAGCTAAGAAGTTAGCCCGAATAAAGAATGTTTCACTTAAGGGGACGTTAATCATCCCCTCATAGCGCTGGAGGTTATCGGTACCGTAACTGCCTTTAACGAAGCCCTCCAGATCGGATATCGGTTTTTTAGGCACCATGTTGACGACACCCATGGCCGCATTACGCCCAAACAGTGTCCCTTGAGGGCCTTTTAATACCTCTATGCGCTCCATGTCGGAAAAGATGACATTCTGTGCCGCTCTGGGCATATAGACATCATCGAAGAATACGGCTGATGAGGGGTCACCACCGACACTGATATTTGGACTGGAGATCCCGCGCATGGTTACGCCACCCTGTGTCATGTTGGCATCGCTAAAATCAAATCCGGGAATAAACTTGTCCAGATCGCTGAGGAGTATAGAGCTACTCTCTTTTATGGTGCTCTCTGAAACTGTTCCAACCGTTACCGGGACCTTCATAATATTTTGCACACGTTTCTGCGCCGTTACCGTGATCACTTCTAAAGAGGAGCTATCAGTGTCTGCTGATGGTGGTTCTGCTTCTTCAGCTTGAAGAGTGATAGGGGCTATTGATATAGCGAAAAGGACGGCTTGTGCAATTTTGCTTCTCTTTAGCATCTTAGAAGAGCAAAGGTGTTGGTAATCAGATCTCATAACTTTCCCCAGTATCGTATTATTGGAATTTTTATATACGCACTTATCTACACTTTTAACCTTGCGTTAACATTCAACATATACATCAAGAATTTGAATTGCTCATGTTTTCCTGAAAAGCAGTGACGAATAGTTAAAATAGTCTGAGTTATTTTTACAAAATGACAGAATTACGGCCAAAAACACAGCAATTGTTTTTTATATTTGCTAGGGGAGTTTGCAGTGAAGTACATTTTCATCTCATCCAAGAGAATGTTTTGTAATAAGAACCAATTGGGGAGTTTTTATGGGCCGAATAATAGGTAGAGCCTTTCGGGCTGAGAGGCTTGGTAGGGAGTTAAGGCTTAAATTGGGGAGGTGAGGTTGCGTGTTAATTTAAACACGTTAGCTGTCTATACCACCGCTACAAACCTATCTGATTGGGCATAAGTGAGTGGCGGAGGAGACGATTTCGCTACCGAAAGCTATTGAACCGCCAACTGATCCGCCATAGTTTGGTAGTCCATCAGATCTTCATGTTCCTTGACTCTATGAGTATCCATATCTAATTTTACCGTGGTGACTCCAGGAATGGCCAGGTCGATAATTTTGCCGGGTTTACCAAACTGTTCACCGGGACCCTTATAGTGATAGTTGCCTATCATTACGACCAGGGAGCCCGAGTTAAACATATGTTCAATATTAAACCCATATTCGAGTACGCCCTGATGAGCGCGCTTCAGGAAGCTGAGTATATGACGTCTGCCGGTGTACTTCTTACTCGCGGTCCTGTCATAAAAAACACTGTCCCGATTGTAAAAATTAAACAAGGTTTTGTAGTCGTGATCGGTCAATGCCTGAACATACCGCACGGCCAGTTGCTGCTCGATGGGCATCTCTCCGGTGTTGGCCATCGAAGGTACGCTGAAAAAAGTAAAAATTAACCACAGATATCGCAAGTTCATTGTTTGTTCGTCTTCAGATCAAATGCAGGTAGAGAAAGGTGCCATTTTATCGCGGCCAGCCTGATGGCCAACGCTACGATAATCGCAAGCACCAAGGCTTGTTTGTCGACGGCCCCTAAGTGAATACTCAGGCTGTAGCAGATCCCGCCTAAGATAGATGCGGTTGCATATATTTCGGTCCTTAAGATCATAGGTATTTGTCGACACAACAAGTCTCGAATAATGCCTCCTCCGACACCAGTTATCAAGCCCATGACCACGGCTATCATGCCACCTAACTCGAGGCTGAGAGCCTTCTCGGCACCAATCACGGTAAAAAGAGCGAGTCCTAATGCATCGGCTATGGGTAAGGTATGCTGTGGGACTTTCTTAGGCTTTCGCACCAATAGCATGGTCAGAAGCACAGTGATCAATATGACGATGATGTAGTTGGGGTCGCGGATCCAAAAAACCGGAGTCGTTCCCAGCAGGGCATCACGAATGCTGCCGCCGCCCACTGCTGTGACCGAGGCTAATACTATTACGCCGAAGGGGTCCATCCGATGGCGGCCCGCAGCGAGTGCACCGGAGAGCGCAAAAACGGCGGTACCACACAGATCGAAAAAGTAGATCCACTCGCTCATTGATCCATCTCTTTAAGGTGATGGTTTAGGGCGTCGACAGAGATGCGGATCTCTTTAACTGACAAAAGCAGAGAGTAGAGCAGCAGTAACAGGCTACAACCGAAAATAAGCGAGCCTATCTTGTTGAGTCCGACATAGATGAAGATCATGCACACGACACATAACGCGAAGCTCATGACACCGGATTCCTGCATGCGCCTGATGATGCTGATCCTTTGACGTAGGTTTTTTAGCTGCTCACTATGAACAGGTTTACCGTTGTTGCTCAGGCTTCTGATCAGGGCTGCTAATGCAAAAAAACGGTTGGTATACGCCAGCAACAGCAGTGAGATAGCCGGAAACAGGAGCGCCGGAGTGGTTAAGGATACATGAATATGTTCAAACAAAGTCGACTGCCTATAGCGGAAATAGGGGGTTAATAAGGTGAATAATACCAATGGATTTTGTGAATACCAAACAGATTAATTTGTAAATAAGAAGTAATGGTATATTTGACCGTCATACTAAGTGTGGAGATAGCGTAAACCTGCCCAGATAAGAGGCATGGATACAACGAAGAAGATCCAGATACCGTAAGTGGTATTGGCCAGTCTGATGGCCGATGTTATCGACTGTGCATCGGGTTTTGGTCCATAGCTTAGCTTTGTAGTATCGATCTTCATCCCGTTGAACTTCATCGGTCCCCCCAGCTCTATGTTCAGCACTCTCGCAGCAATGTCACAGGTATTGATACAGTTATGAAAGGGCTGGGTGTTGGGCAATGGTTTAAACAGGCTTAGGATGCTTTTAGGACCGCCCTGAATCGCGATGCTGATATTCCATAACCAGCTGGGAACGATAAATAGCAGGGTACTCAAGAGGTAAACAGGTTTACCGAAGTGGGCAAATTTGGGGTTAATGGGAGGCCAGCAAAGTTCCAGCTGTTTGAGCATTCGGGTGATGAGTACCAGAGGAGCGCCACCGATACCGAAGAAGATGATCGTCGACACCGTACCATATACCGGTGTGGTGACGAGTTTCTCTATGGTCGCCTTGGCAATACCCACTTCACTAAGCTCCTTAGTATCACGGTAGAGCCAGGGAGAGAGGATGGATCTGGCTCTGTTTTTTTCCTCATGGTATAACGCCTGTTTCACCTCTACGGCCGTCTGCTTAAAGTTCTCATCGTTCAGACAGATGTACAAGACGATAAATTCAAAAAACCAGGGAAAAGCGGCGAGTTGCATAAGAAAGGTCATAATTGCCGAAAAGGGTAAGACCAATAAGATGCAGGCTAATGTACCGGCGATGAGTTGCTGAGATGGTGCTCGACTTGTGTGATTAACCTTGGCTGCGAGTTCTTTTGCTAACAGCCCAAACCAGACGATAGGTTGATAGTCACGGGGTAGAGGTGCAATTTTCGATAGCAGCAGGCTGATAATAAGGATCATGGCCCCTTGATAAAAAGGACTGTCATTGAGCAGTTGTGTAGCAAACTCTGGAACCATGATCTTTACCTAAATGGCACTAAAAAATTATAACTGCTCTAGCAGTGCAATCACCATTAACGCAGAGTGATGGCCCGCCTTAACTAGGTACTCGTCGAAATCGACAGGTGAGTCATTGTTAGCATTATCAGAGAGTGAGCGAATAACGACAAAGGGCACATCGAACTGATGACATACTTGAGCTATCGCCGCGCCTTCCATTTCGCATGCAGCCATGGTTGGGAAGTGCTCTAACATGGTCTTAGTACGGACAGGGTCACAGATAAAGCTGTCACCGGTACAGATCAACCCTTCGATGGCTTTAACTTCGCCCAGGCTCGCGACGGCTTTTTGCGCAGCTGTGACGAGTGCAGTATCCGGGATAAAGGCGGCGGGTTGTTGCGCCATCTGGCCAATCTCATAACCAAATGCTGTGACGTCTACATCGTGGTGACGCACTTCAGATGAGATAACGATATCACCGATAGCAAGCTCATCGGCAAAACCGCCTGCCGAGCCAGTGTTAATAATTGCGTCAGGCGCGTACTTTTCGATAAGCAATGTGGTTGCGATACTGGCAGTGACTTTGCCGATACCGGAACGAGTGACAACCACGTCTTTGCCTGCAAGCTGGCCCGCAACAAACTCGATACCCGCAATTGTTGTAGAGCTTGGGTTTTCCATTGACTCAACTAAATGCGCAACTTCTGGCTCCATAGCGCCAATAATACCGATTTTCATTTAATAACCTTTTTGACTACCTGACTGAATATGGGCGCTAATATAACATGGGTATCGGGTTTAGTGAAAAATCAGCTGCTCAGGAGGCACTAACTCCACAAGCTTAATCTTATATATAGTGAACCGGCTCACATTTCAGGTTTCGTTTTAAATCAGTTCATACTGTTACTCTTGAATATAGCGTGATATTTCAACACTATCTGAGATGCTGGGTTATAATTTCCTCATGTTGTTGTCGTTAAATAGAGACCACGAATCGTTATCCGTTTTAATTTATTGGAATTAAGGTTTTGGAAATGAAGGGAGAGTCACGTTGAGTATTCGCTTAAAGCTATCACTATTACTGGGCTTACTTTTTTTAGCTGCAGTCTTCAACTCTGTATTTACTTTCCAGCTAGAGAGTTATGGCGAGGAGAAACTGAAGTGGGTGATCCATACACACGAAGTACTCAATGAAACACATATATTATCTGGTGCGATGAAAGATGCTGAAACCGGCCAACGAGGATATTTGCTGACAACTAACTCTGCTTACTTAGAGCCTTACCATAATGGCGTTCTTAGCGCTCAGCAGAGCTTTGTTAAGTTAAAAGCGCTCACCTCAGATAACCCCGGTCAGCAGGATATTTTGAATTCAATCGAAAAGAAAATGCAGCTTAAGTTTCAGGAGATGGAGGAGACGATTGAGTTGGTTCAGGGCGTTAATAATGAGGCAGCCATTGAGATCGTGAGTGATAACCGGGGTAAGCAATATATGGACGATATCAGAGCCCTCTTCAGTTCGTTTATCAATGCAGAAACGGTTTTATTAGAGCAGAGAAAAGGAGATTTCAGAGAGAACAGGGCACAGATAACCACTCTTATCGTCGTTGAGATTGTCCTGTTTATTGGTCTGTTCATCATGACGGTTTCCTTCTTGCGGCGCAGTTTCTTCACTCCTCTGGAACTGCTACTTTCCAGCGTAAAGAAATTAGAGAAGGGGCATAAACTGGAAGTGAGCGACGTAGTTAAAAACGATGAGATGGGGCATTTACTCTCAACCTTCTTCGTAATGAGCGAAAAGGTCTATCAAAGAGAGGAAGATCTCGGTTTCAAGGCTCACCATGACGAGTTAACCGGACTAAAGAACCGACTAACTATGCCCCAGGAGATAGAGACTGCGATCGATGAATTACAGGAGTCCGGAGGTATGATTGCCGTCCTGTTCATCGATCTCGATCGATTTAAGCAGATCAATGACCAGCATGGACACCATGTTGGTGATTTAGTGATTAAAGAAACTGCTTATCGTATTAAGTATGCTGTACGCGATAGCGATACGGTATTTCGGGTGGGAGGCGATGAGTTTTTGGCTATCGTAAAAGATATCAAAAATATTACCGATGTACATAATGTGGTCAATAACATTGTTAGTGAGTTTAAGCATCCGGCGAGTATAGAGGGGAAGGAGGTAGATATATCAATCAGTGTCGGTGTTTCGGTCTCTCCTGAGGACTCTGTGGATAGGAAAGAGATAGTACAATTTGCCGATATTGCCATGTATGCGGCCAAGCAGGATAAGGCTGCTTGTTACAGGATGTTCGATAAAGGGATGCTAAGACGTGGGAGCGATTCCGAATAAAGTGCTCTTGTAATGACTTGGGCTTATCACTTCTCCATAACTATCTCGGACGCATCTATTAAATAAAAACGGTATAACGCCTAAGCGCTATACCGTATTACTTAACGCCTTACTAAGGCTTGGTTAGATCTGCTTAAAAAGCAAAGGTGCGCGCCACAGACAATACCGCTCGGGTATCGCTGGCATCGGTATCCATGCTGGTATCTTCCACGGCGAGATTAAAATCGAAGCCTTTCCAGCTTGTCATATACTCGGCGCGGTAATGGTTATAGGCCTTATCGCCATCCCATGCCCACTTGTCTTCATCGAGCGATGTCGAGCGGTCGAAACTGACACGAATATCATGACCTTCGGCGACACTAAAGGTGTGTGCAGCCATCATGATGTAATGGCCCGTATCGACGCCAAAGTAATCCCAGGTGTACCAGAAGTTCAGTTCACTCTGCCCAACAGACGATGCATAGCCAAACTTGGTATACAGCTCCGGATATTGGTACTCATCCGAGAAGGAGTCGCCATGGTAGGTGTAATAAGCGATACCGGCATCCAGTGACACTCGCTCCGAGAGTTGGAGGAAGTGACCGGCGTAAAAATCCAGCTCCAGCCAGGTATCATCACCCGAACCGAAATCGACGTTTGATGCCCAACTTCCCACATACCAGCCAGCATCTGAAGCATAATCGAGACTGGCCTGTATTGCCGGACTATTGTCTGTCTGGCTTACACCGTTGAAGGTATAATCAGAGACTGCGGTGACGGTTGAACTAACCCCGGCAATTGCCGTTGTCGGTAAAGCGATTAGGCCAAGTAGCGCAAGATTTTTAATCGTTGTTTTCATCATTTCCCTTTCTTCTTTTTAGTTAGCTAATTCAATTTTGCTAAAATCAATTTTATTTTCTGTCGGTGAACGCTCAATCGCGGCCACTTTCTTGTACTTAGTTGCCAGGATATAACCGAAGCAGGCTAAGATCAGACCGATAGCTAAGGCACCTACCCACTGAATTTGTAAAAAATCCAGTTTAAACAGCAGGGTCAATCCGCTCATCAGAACGATGTTGCCAATGATGTAACGGGTCTTGCCGAAACGCTCCACCGTGAGGTTGAGGTTGTCGGTATAGAGTCGGATTAACGAGTCCAGTGAATTGATCACGAAGGTGAGGCCCACCAGCACCATAGCCAAGTTATAAAAACCTGTTGTGGCGATTTCGTTGGCGCTGTAGTAGTAGAGCACGGTAAACCAAACGGCGATTGGCAGTGACGGGAATACCATCATGGCGATCAGCACCTGATAGGTCTTCATGCCACCCACAAAGCGTGAGGTAAACTGCCCAATCATGATGCTCCAGGCAAACCACCAGAACAGGTAGAACTCGTGGTAATCATTCATGGGTAGTACGAAGTGGTGGATATTGCCGAAGTAGTCACCAATCAGCGCAAAGGTGGTCACAAACTCCCCGATCCCCGACCCGTCGGACAAAAATGCGCCTGCCCACATCAATCCAATTAAGCCGATGAACAGCCAGGTACTGGCCAGGCTCAGGATGCGAACGTAGCGAATACTGGTGCTGGAGTAGACGGCGGCAGCAATAGCGACAAACACTATCAGGTAGAAACTGCTGACAATCGTCTCGCCGTCGCCCATTTCCGGCAGATACCAGGGCAGGTTGGTCAGCAAGAGGTAAGCGGTAAAGGCGCAGGTGCCGATAATGACCAGGTTGTTGATGAACTTGATCAATGGGATCTCGAAGAACTTAACTCGTGGCTCGACTACACAGAAATAGAAGCAGGTTAAGAAGTAAAACGCCCAGATCAGAAATGCCCAGAAGCCAAATTCGATAGCCAACGGGTTGCTGAAGCCGTATTCGGGGCTCGCTGCTATATCTGCATAGCCACCAAATTCGGTCAGCGGGAACATGATTAATCCCACGTCTAATCCCGAGGTAAATAAAATGGCGATGAAGGTGAAGGTACGAACCGGTGTGACGCCGACACATTTCACATTACCCCAGCGATAAATCACAAAGGCGATGGCGGCGAAGGTAAATAATATCCCTATAGTAAGCCAAGTAGTCATTATTGAACTCCCGACTTAATCTTTCCGTAAAACATAGGTTTAGTTCCTTATTTTCGTTCTTTTTATGCCCGCGAGCAGCAAATTTTGGCTGCAAAAATCCCTCAAGCCTTAATTGCCGCTTTAACGACAGTTAAGGTTTGATAAATTAAACGTGGCGATTAGGGCCATTTAGCCTTATTGGCTTAGGCTGGCCTTAAACCTGGGTAGCCGATCTGTCTATTAAAAACAGATCAGGCGAGTTGTCTTTTTGGTGCGCGTAACCGCTGTTTTTGCTGCCATTGCTGAGCAAAGGTCACTGTCGCACTGCTGGCCGGCAATGGCGTCATGCCCAAGATGATATCGGCTGCGCGCTCCGCCACCATTATGGTCGGCGAGTTAAGGTTGCCGTTAGGTATGGTGGGGAAAATAGAGGAATCAACCACTCTAAGTCCTTGAATACCATGCACCTTAGTTTCTGAGTCCACCACCGCCATCGCATCTTCTCCCATCTTGCACGAACAAGAGGGGTGATAGGCGCTCTCGACCGAGCTTCTGACGAAGGTATCGATCTCTTCATCGGTTTGAACCGAAGTCCCGGGCTGTATCTCCTCGCCTCGGTATTCATCCAATGCCGGCTGATTGATGATCTCCCGGGTTAACCGAACGCAGGCGCGAAAGCCTTCTATATCATCCTTATGGGATAGATAGTTAAACTGAATACTCGGGGCAACACGGGCATCGCTCGATACCACTTTCACCGCGCCGCGACTCTTTGGTTTGTTGTGTCCTATATGGACCTGGAAGCCGTGACCCGCGAAGGCCTCTTTTCCGTCGTAGCGCATGGCGGCAGGCAAGAAATGATATTGCAGATCCGGCCACTCCAGTCCCGCTTTAGAGCGAATAAACCCACAAGATTCGAAATGGTTTGTCGCCCCCAGGCCTGTTCTGTTCAAGATCCAGCGAGTGCCGATAAAGAGTTTGTTTAACGGGTCGATCTTGCCATTGAGCGAAATGGGCTTAAGGCACTTAAATTGAAAGTAGAACTCGAGATGGTCCTGCAGGTTCTCACCCACACCCGGCAACTCATGTACCTGTTCGATGCCAGCCTTGGCAAGTGTCTCTGCGGCGCCAATACCCGAAAGTTGCAGTATATGCGGCGAGCCGATAGAGCCTGCCGATAACACCACTTCCTTGCTGCAATGCACATCTGTCATCTTGCCCTTGCGTTCGAAACGAACACCTACGGTTTGTTTGCCTTCAAACAACACCTTATGTACCTGGGCATGGGTGATGACGGTGAGGTTTTCACGCTTCATGGCCGGTCTTAGATAGGCGTTAGATGTTGACCAACGCACGCCATTTTTAATGGTCATGTGCATAGGGCCAAAGCCCTCTTGCTGCGCGCCGTTATAATCACTGGTCGCCATATACCCGGCATCGACACCCGCATCGACAAAGGCTTGGTATAACGGGTTTTTCATTTCGTTGCCGTTGTTGACGGCTAGTGGGCCATCAACACCGCGATAATCATCTTCACCAAACGCCCAGCTTTCCGCTTTTTTGAAGTAGGGTAGGCAATGGGCATAATCCCAATCTTTAGCACCTTCTTGTTGCCACTCGTCAAAATCTCGGGCATGCCCGCGGACATAGACCATGCCATTGATCGATGAGGAGCCACCCAGCACCTTGCCACGAGGGCAGTGCATGCGGCGATTGTCCAAGTGAGGCTCGGCTTCGGTCTCAAACTGCCACGCATATTTTGGGGTATTCATGGGAATAGACAGGGCCGTTGGCATCTGAATAAAGATGCTCCTGTCGCTGCCGCCGGTTTCAATCAGTAATACGCTGTTATTTGCGTCAGCCGATAAACGGTTGGCTAACACGCAGCCTGCACTACCTGCACCAACGATAATATAGTCGTACTTTTCTGTTGTTGATTGTGTCATGTCAGCTCCTTAAAACGGACTTTCAAGAGGCTGCATACCAACGTATACGGCTTTGATTTGGGTGTATGCTTTTAGGGTCTCACTACCATTCTCACGGCCAATGCCTGACATCTTGTAGCCACCAACCGGCATCTCTGCAGGGGAGGCACCATAGGCATTGATCCAGCATATCCCTGCTTGCATTTGATGAATTACGCGATGGGCGCGAGTAATGTCTTGGGTAAATACGCCTGCGGCTAAGCCTAAACGAGTATCGTTGGCGCGGCGGATCACTTCCTCTTCGTCGGTGAAGGTCAATAGTGACATCACAGGGCCAAAGATCTCCTCTTGGCTCAATGTCATCTTATCGGTGCAGTTACCA
This window harbors:
- a CDS encoding DUF2721 domain-containing protein — translated: MHVSLTTPALLFPAISLLLLAYTNRFFALAALIRSLSNNGKPVHSEQLKNLRQRISIIRRMQESGVMSFALCVVCMIFIYVGLNKIGSLIFGCSLLLLLYSLLLSVKEIRISVDALNHHLKEMDQ
- a CDS encoding helix-turn-helix domain-containing protein yields the protein MSSIAFSQMLICSLLLLPQWRENHSVRLFILLMLASSCYLLGEVLEPASLHSPLWWIELIGGNALPGLFWLVSLSVFGEHIVLRRWQYALASLTLVIPLSVKLLEITFSFKLNTSVAFNGFIHYGSLLLELMLISHALLIAAQQLRDDLVQNRRYIRGAVITLSAIYIFLVILIEQTFRVQWAGLDLLKGAGLALLMTGINFFLFRLRESSLFETEKPKEQPTEIQSKPPSKELEQILNAMTEDKLYQQEGITIATLAKHLCIHEYKLRHLINREMNFRNFNDFLNHYRIKEITGKLEQSEFNQTPVLTLALESGFRSLSSFNKVFKTTHQLTPTEYRKRAIANA
- a CDS encoding 5'-methylthioadenosine/adenosylhomocysteine nucleosidase, with translation MKIGIIGAMEPEVAHLVESMENPSSTTIAGIEFVAGQLAGKDVVVTRSGIGKVTASIATTLLIEKYAPDAIINTGSAGGFADELAIGDIVISSEVRHHDVDVTAFGYEIGQMAQQPAAFIPDTALVTAAQKAVASLGEVKAIEGLICTGDSFICDPVRTKTMLEHFPTMAACEMEGAAIAQVCHQFDVPFVVIRSLSDNANNDSPVDFDEYLVKAGHHSALMVIALLEQL
- a CDS encoding TonB-dependent receptor; translated protein: MRSDYQHLCSSKMLKRSKIAQAVLFAISIAPITLQAEEAEPPSADTDSSSLEVITVTAQKRVQNIMKVPVTVGTVSESTIKESSSILLSDLDKFIPGFDFSDANMTQGGVTMRGISSPNISVGGDPSSAVFFDDVYMPRAAQNVIFSDMERIEVLKGPQGTLFGRNAAMGVVNMVPKKPISDLEGFVKGSYGTDNLQRYEGMINVPLSETFFIRANFLANAQDGIVENVADPSWNQNSKIWDLGERDHKAARLSMLWKIADSTNLQLSYDWDDLEQGPPMAIGISEYAYNGGKTPFADKAENDVKNGVEARDMYALTAKLNHDFNNEWSMKYILSYRDWETVNREDEDGTADITRYFDTSNNEDSSIIYSELQLNYIGGRVNAVAGFSYSKEDVNQRTELNLTADTAARMITSELNEQIGGIMSGQLEAMLGGNTDAHAEAAFGPGTTFAGVVDSIYSSSGFPMDHLWNANEWANVLNVLEFPGSPYSPEMVEATGDMTYDAVSMAMGIPEIFGPSFAGQWWQENIYNSGDFTNWGVFADVDYALTDKWNIIGGLRYSKDQKEFSWYIPKTTFAQVREGVSNILFDEVDMSSSDSWDEITGRLVTSYQLTDRHMVFASYSTGYKSGGYDSLQPSTESFAPENTTNYEAGYKGIISDSLIANISAYYLEVDGLQTTVSSQRPDSTTAVPLIINLDKEITGVELDLRWMATDNLTLGVVSEVRATDTYNPEFYNSVGELVPAETRSEDPALNYTLTLDWMPDFGVGTTNLHLDYQFVENTNADEVGLEDYKKAIPEYFKDMKNLSARLSWTDDSESLEIGLWGRNLLDERYMESLGGLAVDYLGTPHGRVNRGLETGIDLQYTF
- a CDS encoding trimeric intracellular cation channel family protein translates to MSEWIYFFDLCGTAVFALSGALAAGRHRMDPFGVIVLASVTAVGGGSIRDALLGTTPVFWIRDPNYIIVILITVLLTMLLVRKPKKVPQHTLPIADALGLALFTVIGAEKALSLELGGMIAVVMGLITGVGGGIIRDLLCRQIPMILRTEIYATASILGGICYSLSIHLGAVDKQALVLAIIVALAIRLAAIKWHLSLPAFDLKTNKQ
- a CDS encoding nuclear transport factor 2 family protein, whose translation is MRYLWLIFTFFSVPSMANTGEMPIEQQLAVRYVQALTDHDYKTLFNFYNRDSVFYDRTASKKYTGRRHILSFLKRAHQGVLEYGFNIEHMFNSGSLVVMIGNYHYKGPGEQFGKPGKIIDLAIPGVTTVKLDMDTHRVKEHEDLMDYQTMADQLAVQ
- a CDS encoding cobalamin biosynthesis protein CobD/CbiB translates to MVPEFATQLLNDSPFYQGAMILIISLLLSKIAPLPRDYQPIVWFGLLAKELAAKVNHTSRAPSQQLIAGTLACILLVLPFSAIMTFLMQLAAFPWFFEFIVLYICLNDENFKQTAVEVKQALYHEEKNRARSILSPWLYRDTKELSEVGIAKATIEKLVTTPVYGTVSTIIFFGIGGAPLVLITRMLKQLELCWPPINPKFAHFGKPVYLLSTLLFIVPSWLWNISIAIQGGPKSILSLFKPLPNTQPFHNCINTCDIAARVLNIELGGPMKFNGMKIDTTKLSYGPKPDAQSITSAIRLANTTYGIWIFFVVSMPLIWAGLRYLHT